DNA from Helicobacter pylori:
TAATTATTAGAATCGACCTCATCTATAATAACCACAATAGAAGCCTTATTTTTGTTTAACACCTTCACCATCAAATCTGAAACCCCTTCAATCAATTGCTGTTTTTGCTCGTTTGTTGGCCCTCCATTTTCTGGCACAAGTTTGATATTGATAAACGGCATGTTATTCCTTAAAATTGAGATAGCGTATTATAACACTTTTATCTAAACGCTCCATTAGTGCTTTTTCATCTTAAACCCTCTTTTAAAAAACAATAAAATAAAAAACAATAAAAGCCCTTTTAGTGGCTTTCAAGTCAAGTTAAGTTTGATATACTAACAGAATGAATACTTATAAAAACAGCTTGAATCACTTTTTAAATTTAGTGGATTGTTTAGAAAAAATCCCCAATGTGGGTAAAAAGTCCGCCTTTAAAATGGCGTATCATTTGGGTTTGGAAAACCCCTATCTAGCGCTAAAAATCACGCACGCTTTAGAGAACGCCCTAGAAAACCTTAAAACATGCGCATCTTGTAACGCGCTCAGTGAGAGTGAGGTTTGTGAGATTTGCTCTGATGAGAGCCGGCAAAATTCTCAGCTTTGCATGGTTTTACACCCAAGAGACGTGTTTATTTTAGAAGACTTAAAGGATTTTTTAGGGCGCTATTATGTGTTAAATTCTATAGAAGACATGGATTTTAACGCCCTAGAAAAACGCCTGGTTGGAGAAAACATTAAAGAAATCATTTTTGCTTTCCCCCCCACTTTAGCTAACGATTCTTTAATGCTCTACATTGAAGATAAATTACAACACCTCCATCTCACTTTCACTAAAATCGCTCAAGGCGTGCCTACTGGAGTGAATTTTGAAAACATTGACTCCGTTTCGCTCTCAAGGGCGTTTAATTCAAGGATCAAAGCATGAATTTAAACTTTATGCCCCTATTGCACGCCTATAACCATGCGAGCATTGATTTTCATTTCAATTCTAGCGCTAGGGATTTTTGCGTGCATGAAGTGC
Protein-coding regions in this window:
- a CDS encoding 2-hydroxymuconate tautomerase family protein, with the translated sequence MPFINIKLVPENGGPTNEQKQQLIEGVSDLMVKVLNKNKASIVVIIDEVDSNNYGLGGESVHHLRQKN
- the recR gene encoding recombination mediator RecR, which translates into the protein MNTYKNSLNHFLNLVDCLEKIPNVGKKSAFKMAYHLGLENPYLALKITHALENALENLKTCASCNALSESEVCEICSDESRQNSQLCMVLHPRDVFILEDLKDFLGRYYVLNSIEDMDFNALEKRLVGENIKEIIFAFPPTLANDSLMLYIEDKLQHLHLTFTKIAQGVPTGVNFENIDSVSLSRAFNSRIKA